A window of the Equus przewalskii isolate Varuska chromosome 10, EquPr2, whole genome shotgun sequence genome harbors these coding sequences:
- the FBXL20 gene encoding F-box/LRR-repeat protein 20 isoform X3 → MIFSFLDVVTLCRCAQVSRAWNVLALDGSNWQRIDLFDFQRDIEGRVVENISKRCGGFLRKLSLRGCLGVGDNALRTFAQNCRNIEVLNLNGCTKTTDATCTSLSKFCSKLRHLDLASCTSITNMSLKALSEGCPLLEQLNISWCDQVTKDGIQALVRGCGGLKALFLKGCTQLEDEALKYIGAHCPELVTLNLQTCLQITDEGLITICRGCHKLQSLCASGCSNITDAILNALGQNCPRLRILEVARCSQLTDVGFTTLARNCHELEKMDLEECVQITDSTLIQLSIHCPRLQVLSLSHCELITDDGIRHLGNGACAHDQLEVIELDNCPLITDASLEHLKSCHSLERIELYDCQQITRAGIKRLRTHLPNIKVHAYFAPVTPPPSVGGSRQRFCRCCIIL, encoded by the exons GCCTGGAATGTTCTGGCTCTGGATGGCAGTAACTGGCAGCGAATTGACCTGTTTGATTTCCAGAGGGATATTGAG GGCCGGGTAGTGGAGAATATTTCTAAAAGATGTGGGGGCTTTTTACGAAAGTTAAGTCTTCGTGGGTGTCTTGGCGTAGGAGACAATGCATTAAG GACCTTTGCACAAAACTGTAGGAACATTGAAGTACTGAATCTCAATGGGTGTACAAAGACTACAGATGC tacATGTACTAGCCTTAGCAAGTTCTGTTCCAAACTCAGGCACCTTGACTTGGCTTCCTGTACATCAATAACAAACATGTCTCTAAAAGCTCTGAG tGAGGGATGTCCACTGTTGGAGCAACTGAACATTTCGTGGTGTGACCAAGTAACCAAGGATGGCATCCAAGCACTAGTGAGAGGCTGTGGAGGGCTCAAGGCCTTGTTCTTAAAAGGCTGCACACAG CTAGAAGATGAAGCACTGAAGTACATAGGTGCACACTGTCCTGAACTGGTGACTTTAAACTTGCAGACTTGCTTA CAAATCACAGATGAAGGTCTCATTACTATATGCAGAGGGTGCCATAAGTTACAGTCCCTCTGTGCCTCCGGCTGCTCCAACATCACAGATGCCATCCTGAATGCTCTAGGTCAGAACTGCCCGCGACTTAG AATATTAGAAGTGGCAAGGTGTTCTCAATTAACAGATGTAGGCTTTACCACTCTGGCCAGG AATTGCCATGAGCTTGAAAAGATGGACCTGGAAGAGTGTGTTCAG ATAACAGATAGCACATTAATCCAACTTTCTATACACTGTCCTCGACTTCAAGTATTG AGTCTGTCTCACTGTGAGCTGATCACAGACGATGGGATTCGTCACCTGGGGAACGGGGCCTGCGCCCACGACCAGCTGGAGGTGATTGAACTGGACAACTGCCCCCTCATCACAGATGCGTCCCTGGAGCACTTGAAGAGCTGTCACAGCCTTGAACGGATAGAACTCTATGACTGCCAGCAGATCACACGGGCTGGGATCAAGAGACTCAGG ACCCATTTACCCAATATTAAAGTCCACGCCTACTTCGCACCTGTCACTCCACCCCCATCAGTAGGGGGCAGCAGACAGCGATTCTGCAGATGCTGCATCATCCTATGA